A part of Micromonospora chersina genomic DNA contains:
- a CDS encoding dihydrofolate reductase family protein — protein sequence MLLSVNTFVSLDGVMQGPGAPDEDRSGGFDRGGWLVPHASPHTNEVVEGWFRAADAFLFGRTSFGLLGGYWPKVTEPDDLIAGRLNTLPKYVVSSTLTDEEADWKPTTVLRGDPAEEVRRLKELPGRELQVHGSWKLVQALHRAGLVDVYRLLQFPVVVGTGKRLFPDGSTPATFAGADENSRVLPGGIVSLTLRPTNLGAIAAGAYTVDDGRSATVLA from the coding sequence GTGCTGCTCAGCGTCAACACCTTCGTCAGTCTCGACGGCGTCATGCAAGGACCCGGAGCCCCCGACGAAGACCGCTCCGGCGGCTTCGACCGCGGCGGGTGGCTCGTTCCGCACGCCTCGCCGCACACCAACGAGGTGGTCGAGGGCTGGTTCCGTGCGGCCGACGCGTTCCTCTTCGGCCGCACCAGCTTCGGCCTGCTCGGCGGGTACTGGCCGAAGGTCACCGAGCCTGACGACCTGATCGCCGGCAGGCTCAACACGCTGCCGAAGTACGTCGTCAGCTCCACGCTCACCGACGAGGAAGCCGACTGGAAGCCGACGACAGTCCTCCGCGGTGACCCGGCCGAGGAGGTACGCCGCCTCAAGGAGCTTCCCGGCCGGGAACTCCAGGTGCACGGGAGCTGGAAGCTCGTGCAGGCGCTGCACCGGGCGGGACTCGTGGACGTCTACCGGCTGCTCCAGTTCCCGGTCGTCGTCGGCACGGGGAAGCGCCTGTTCCCGGACGGATCGACGCCCGCGACGTTCGCCGGCGCCGACGAGAACTCGCGTGTGCTGCCCGGCGGCATCGTCTCGCTGACCCTCCGCCCCACGAACCTCGGCGCGATCGCCGCGGGCGCGTACACGGTCGACGACGGGCGCTCGGCGACGGTCCTCGCCTGA
- a CDS encoding helix-turn-helix domain-containing protein, with translation MEAEKVMALRFEHRDTEIDVSLVDRVWRTRSDAEETMTSAARTCWHLILSRTRGRLLAGLRGPETRATTAPVPPGTEFLGVRFAFGAVLRPHPAASIVDGYVPFPVTESGRIVIGGEDWEAPTFDNVEHFVRRLQHAGLLVRSRLGDEERVAGRPGAGPTERTRQRRHRAVTGLSQTAVRQIDRANAAATMLRDGLDWRAAVETLGYFDQAHLAHALRRYVGHTARELRAGHLAATSFLYKTHPGPGS, from the coding sequence TTGGAGGCGGAGAAGGTCATGGCCCTGCGTTTCGAGCATCGCGACACCGAGATCGACGTGAGCCTCGTCGACCGCGTGTGGCGCACCCGCTCCGACGCGGAGGAGACGATGACGTCCGCGGCGCGCACCTGCTGGCATCTGATCCTCTCGCGGACGCGGGGTCGCCTGCTCGCCGGGCTGCGCGGGCCGGAGACCAGGGCGACCACGGCACCGGTCCCGCCGGGCACCGAGTTCCTCGGGGTCCGGTTCGCATTCGGCGCGGTTCTCCGGCCGCATCCCGCGGCCTCGATCGTCGACGGGTACGTGCCGTTCCCCGTGACCGAATCGGGCCGGATCGTCATCGGCGGCGAGGACTGGGAAGCGCCGACGTTCGACAACGTCGAGCACTTCGTCCGGCGGCTGCAGCACGCGGGTCTGCTGGTGCGGTCGCGTCTCGGGGACGAGGAGCGGGTGGCCGGGCGTCCCGGGGCCGGCCCGACCGAGCGAACCCGGCAGCGTCGCCACCGAGCGGTCACCGGCCTGTCGCAGACCGCCGTGCGGCAGATCGACCGCGCGAACGCCGCGGCGACGATGCTGCGCGACGGCCTCGACTGGCGCGCGGCCGTCGAGACGTTGGGGTACTTCGACCAGGCCCATCTCGCGCACGCGCTGCGCCGCTACGTCGGGCACACGGCACGTGAGCTGCGGGCGGGCCACCTTGCCGCGACGTCGTTCCTGTACAAGACCCACCCCGGGCCCGGCAGCTAG